The DNA segment CGGCGGTAGCCGCGGCGTTGGTAAAACTCGATCAGCTCCTGGCGCAACGGAATCACGGCCATCGAAAAGCGCTGTACCGGCCAGACCTGCTCCGCCCACTGTTCGGCTTGACGCAATAGCTGTTTGCCGATGCCCTGGCCCTGGTGGCAAGGACTGACCGCAAGCATGCCGATCTGCACCTGGCCGGCGCCGTATTGCAAATGCACCGAACCCAGCAATTGGCCATGTTGCCTGCAGACCAGAATCAACGAGTCGGCGCCAGCCAACAACTTGACGATGCCGGCGGCGTCGATGCGGCGGCCTTCCAACAAATCGGCCTCGGTGGTCCAACCCAGGCGACTGCTTTCGCCGCGATAGGCGGAGTTGATCAACTCCGCCAAGGCCTCGGCGTCGTTCGCATCCGCCTTACTAAATGCCAATGCCATCGCCTGCTCCCGACCCACCCTTCGATCAAGCCAGCCAGGCTTTGACTTTGGCTTTGACATCCGCTTTCAATTGTTTGGCAAAGCGGTAAATTGCAGTATCGGCGATTTTGGCATGCGCCCAGCGCAGCCAAGCGCTGATGGTGTGGTAGATAAAAGCGATTGGCCTAAACGTCAGCAGTTGCGGTTTGGTCAGGTTGAACACCCTTGCCACCAGTAAGGTGCCGAGCAGTTTGGCGAACACTTCCAGCAAGATCCCCTGCAGCAGCAAGCCGTGCACCAGCAGCGACAACGCGGCGAGATTGATCGGCGTCACGATCATTAATGGTACCGTAATCGCCAGCAAGGCCATCGGCGGCGAGGTTCGGCTCAGCCAAACTTCAACCCGTTCCAGCCGCAACCACAGCGCCAGATAATGGCCGCAAGCCGACAGGAAGTCCCACAGCCATTCCTCGATAATCAACACAATGGCAAGCAGGGTAAGCAACAGTTTTTTCATCGTCGTCATCCGGCAAAAATTCAAGGGCACTATACCGAAACCGGCTCGGCGTTGTCGCCGGAAACATAAAACCGCTTCCGGGGGGTTTACAGCCAAGCCCATCGGCCCAATGGCTTGACCCCGGTTTAGCCGGCGGCGGGGTTTGGCCTCATCGCGCTCCGGCCGGGTTTCACCAGGGGCTGCCGCCGGCCAGCAAGGCCTCGAATTCGGCGACCGGCAGCGGCCGGCTCAGCAGGTAACCCTGGTAATGGCGGCAGCCGAAACGGCTTAACAGCGCCAGCTGTTCCGGAGTTTCCAGACCTTCGGCGATGACTTCCAGGCCCAGCGTTTGCGCCATCGCGATGATGGTCTGGGTGATTGCCGCGGCACTCGGATCGCTGGCGATATCGCGGACGAAACTTTGGTCGATTTTCAATTGGTCCAGCGGCAAGCGCTTCAAATAGCCCAACGACGAATAACCGGTGCCGAAATCGTCCAGCGAAAAGCGGATACCCTGGTTCTTCAGCAACTGGATTTTATCGATCGCATCCTCGGCTCGGTTCAACAGCACGCTTTCGGTGAGTTCCAGCTTCAAGCGTTGCGAGACCGACGGGTAGTCGGCCAACAGCGCGCCGACCTTGGCGGCGAAGTCGTGTTGTTGAAATTGAATCGCACTGACGTTGACCGCCAACGCCAGCCGGCCGAGCACGGGATCGGCTTGCCAGGCCTCAAGCCGGCGGCAGGCCTCGGCCAACACCCAATCGCCCATTTCGATAATCGACCCGTTTTCTTCCGCCAATGGAATGAATACGGCCGGAGATATCATGCCGCGCCGCGGATGGTGCCAGCGGATCAAGGCTTCGGCGCCGGTCGCCCGATTCCGGTCGTCGGCTTGGACTTGGTAATACAGCTCCAGTTGGTTGCCGCGAATCGCCGCCAGCAAGTCCGCTTCCAGTTCCAAGCGCTGCATCATCGCCGCCTGAATTCCGGGATCGAAGAAGCGAATCGTATTGCGGCCGGCGGTTTTGGCTTGGTACAACGAGGTTTCGGCATTTTTCAGCAGACTTTCCAGACTGTCGCCATGCGCCCGAAACAGGCTGATGCCGATGCTGAAGGTCGCCAGCAAACCGCGCGAGTCGCATTGGTATGGCGTTAGCAGCGCCTGCTGCGCCTTGTGGGCAATGGCTTCGGCCTGAATCGCCGCTTCCTGCTTCGATACCGACAACGGCCACAGCAACAAAACGAATTCGTCGCCGCCGAAACGGGCCACGGTATCGCCCTCCCGCACGCAATACTCCAGCCGGCGCGCGGTTTCGACCAGGATCTTGTCGCAAGTCTCGTAACCGTATATGTCGTTCAATTGCTTGAAATGGTCGAGGTTCAGCGTCAACAACGCACCGTATTGGCCGTTGTGGCTGGCCATCGCCATCGCTTGCTGGATTCGGTCGAGCAGCAACACCCGGTTGGGCAGGGCAGTCAAACTGTCGTGCAAGGCCAGAAAATCGGCGCGTTGGTCGGCTTGGCGTTTGTCGGCGATCAGTTGCGAGGTATGTTGGTCGTAATGGCGGCACAGCAATATCGCCCTGGCCAAATGCGCCATGATCGGCTCGAACATCCGCGTCAGCGGCAGATGGGTTTCCGGCATGATCGGCGCCATCAGAATCACGACGCCGATGTCGGTGATCGGCAAGCGCAGAAACGCCCGATAACGGTCCGGACTCACCGGCAATCCGGAAAATAGTGCGACCCGGTCGTCTTCCCGCGCCGCCGGACCCAGCGCCAGGTCTGCCGGCAACGATACGGTCTCGCCGATGTGTTTAATCAATTGAAAATCGCCGATCGCGGCCAGCAGCGCCGCGTCAAGAAAAGCGCTGCCGGCCGTGGCGCTTGGGGATAAATCCAGGCAAATGAAACCGGCCGGAAACGAGGTGAAATACAACAGGCGTTGCAGGGTGCGAGTCAGCAGCGGCTTCAAACTGATCTCGCCGCCGATCGTCATCGCCATTTCGTACAAAACCGGGATGACCTCGTCGTGCCTCATGTGCGGTTGGTCCAGGCGGCGGTAACGACGGTGGCGTTATGGAATAAAGGGTAGCCCCACAGCGTGGTGTCGCCGATTTCGCCCAGGGCCAGGCCGCCAGCGATTGCCGACGCTTGGCTCAAATTCTGAAAAATCGCCAATTCTTCGCCGGCGCTGGCCGCGCCGAGATGTTGGCGCCGACCGGCGCAATAAAACAACAGCAGTTCGCGGCCGGCCGGAGCGCCGCTGAGTTTGACCAGACCGCCGTGCAAGCTTTGCAAAGTGCCAGGCGAATCGACTTGCGGCGCATCCAATAAGGCCAACATCGAATGCGGCGGCACTTCGCCGATGCAATACAGCGCGTTATCGGCGTCGAGCATGACCGGAATCCGCACCACGGTGGTGTGGTTGGCCCTGAGTATGCCGAACGGAAAATGCACCGCGTATTGGTAAAAGTTATCGCGGGTAATCTCGACGCCGAATTTGGCCCGCACCAGTTCCTGATAAACCTCGAACGCCGGGCGCCAGTCGATATGTATGATCCGATTGCGGTCGGTGGACGTCGCCGGCAAGGTTTCGGCTTCGCTGCGGTAACCGTGCTCCAACACCGCCCCGTCATGCGGCTTCAGCAACAGCGCCAACACGCCGTTGCCGATAATCCGCTGGTTGTCGAACAGGCAGGGCATGGCTTGAAAAGTCTCGCTGCCGGCGTTGACGCCGGCGTAATGCACCCGATTGGCCAGGTGCAGATAAAGCTCGTCGAGCAGGGAGCCGATA comes from the Methylomonas sp. EFPC3 genome and includes:
- a CDS encoding GNAT family N-acetyltransferase, giving the protein MALAFSKADANDAEALAELINSAYRGESSRLGWTTEADLLEGRRIDAAGIVKLLAGADSLILVCRQHGQLLGSVHLQYGAGQVQIGMLAVSPCHQGQGIGKQLLRQAEQWAEQVWPVQRFSMAVIPLRQELIEFYQRRGYRRTGQIQPFPLNPALWTPKVGDLCLERLEKPARFSTESPPPSRVADTDAADG
- a CDS encoding EAL domain-containing protein — its product is MRHDEVIPVLYEMAMTIGGEISLKPLLTRTLQRLLYFTSFPAGFICLDLSPSATAGSAFLDAALLAAIGDFQLIKHIGETVSLPADLALGPAAREDDRVALFSGLPVSPDRYRAFLRLPITDIGVVILMAPIMPETHLPLTRMFEPIMAHLARAILLCRHYDQHTSQLIADKRQADQRADFLALHDSLTALPNRVLLLDRIQQAMAMASHNGQYGALLTLNLDHFKQLNDIYGYETCDKILVETARRLEYCVREGDTVARFGGDEFVLLLWPLSVSKQEAAIQAEAIAHKAQQALLTPYQCDSRGLLATFSIGISLFRAHGDSLESLLKNAETSLYQAKTAGRNTIRFFDPGIQAAMMQRLELEADLLAAIRGNQLELYYQVQADDRNRATGAEALIRWHHPRRGMISPAVFIPLAEENGSIIEMGDWVLAEACRRLEAWQADPVLGRLALAVNVSAIQFQQHDFAAKVGALLADYPSVSQRLKLELTESVLLNRAEDAIDKIQLLKNQGIRFSLDDFGTGYSSLGYLKRLPLDQLKIDQSFVRDIASDPSAAAITQTIIAMAQTLGLEVIAEGLETPEQLALLSRFGCRHYQGYLLSRPLPVAEFEALLAGGSPW
- a CDS encoding FIST C-terminal domain-containing protein → MAPASFAYFPSIELAAIESRLAEWRALFPEMGVLALLPEAEKASIPALQALCNRGGLPLCGAMFPQLIYGTGFRSSGVCLLRFDRMPYAALFDVARQDALGAAEAAETIAGHVGGHLEDEVPATLFLMLDALLPNIGSLLDELYLHLANRVHYAGVNAGSETFQAMPCLFDNQRIIGNGVLALLLKPHDGAVLEHGYRSEAETLPATSTDRNRIIHIDWRPAFEVYQELVRAKFGVEITRDNFYQYAVHFPFGILRANHTTVVRIPVMLDADNALYCIGEVPPHSMLALLDAPQVDSPGTLQSLHGGLVKLSGAPAGRELLLFYCAGRRQHLGAASAGEELAIFQNLSQASAIAGGLALGEIGDTTLWGYPLFHNATVVTAAWTNRT